A part of Silurus meridionalis isolate SWU-2019-XX chromosome 18, ASM1480568v1, whole genome shotgun sequence genomic DNA contains:
- the tprkb gene encoding EKC/KEOPS complex subunit TPRKB, with translation MHLTNSLELFPEFAVTQLLFRDVKNCAELRKMAMEGKIAGALINPAMVLDPFQTLLAANKAVHVQKVGKMKTRSLYSEIIFSLSPTNNISEAFKRFGISDNDHAVLIVLVHNKEEEYNKDDVQSKVDGQQIPADQMSSLSDFAKIKKLYKVSSQEEKCGSVLDAVICRMAAKDVV, from the exons ATGCATTTAACCAATAGTTTGGAGCTGTTTCCGGAGTTTGCTGTGACTCAGTTGCTTTTTAGAGATGTTAAAAACTGTGCAGAATTGAGAAAGATGGCAATGGAGGGGAAAATAGCCGGCGCGTTGATAAACCCAGCTATG GTGTTGGATCCGTTCCAAACTTTACTAGCAGCAAATAAAGCAGTTCATGTGCAAAAGGTTGGCAAAATGAAGACAAGGAGCTTATACTCTGAAATCATCTTCAGCCTTTCACCAACAAACAAT ATCTCTGAGGCTTTTAAAAGGTTTGGGATCTCAGACAATGACCATGCAGTTCTCATTGTCCTGGTTCATAACAAAGAGGAGGAATACAACAAGGATGATGTACAGTCTAAAGTGGATGGCCAGCAGATTCCAGCTGACCAAATGTCCTCCCTCAGTGACTTTGCCAAGATTAAAAAG CTTTACAAAGTTTCATCCCAGGAGGAAAAGTGTGGAAGTGTTTTGGATGCTGTTATCTGCAGAATGGCTGCTAAGGATGTTGTATAG